A DNA window from Novosphingobium sp. RL4 contains the following coding sequences:
- a CDS encoding efflux transporter outer membrane subunit: protein MFRKASVLLPLLLTAACMKVGPDFAAPPPPSASPGYAQGAYPGAVLGDGPQAGWWNAFASPELDSLVQRALAGNHSLAASRATLEKARERIAAAAGRRLPQVDANGRAEYQRVNLAAFGLSDSFGGAEIPNPEFDLYTLGAGISYDLDLFGRNSRALEQTKAQAEAEGRATQAAHLLIAGRVVEQVLAIAALNDRIATVRQLLSEDERNVTLTEARRKGGDGTLVEVLSAQGQLAEDRANMPSFEQQLVEGRAMLAVLLGISPAELGPTPFTLQQFTLPARVPVALPSALVHKRPDILEAEARLHAAIAAVGVATAQLYPDVTIGASLTQQTSQPGQITSSRFNAFDIFAGLSAPIFHGGTLKAEKRGAEAEARGASAQYQQVVTEAFGQVSGLLSALGNDNREFAERQSAADLADRSLHLSRRSFKVGNSGVLQVLDANRAYQRAQLTLLDTRSRQYRNVARLYVATAGGWVTDSSEN, encoded by the coding sequence GTGTTCCGCAAGGCCTCCGTCCTGCTACCGCTCCTGCTGACCGCCGCCTGCATGAAGGTTGGCCCGGATTTCGCGGCTCCGCCGCCGCCTTCTGCATCGCCGGGGTATGCTCAAGGCGCGTACCCCGGCGCAGTGCTGGGAGATGGCCCGCAAGCGGGCTGGTGGAACGCTTTTGCATCTCCCGAACTGGATAGCCTGGTGCAGCGCGCACTGGCCGGAAACCATTCGCTCGCCGCAAGCCGCGCGACGCTGGAAAAGGCGCGGGAGCGCATCGCCGCCGCTGCCGGTCGCCGCCTTCCGCAAGTCGATGCCAATGGGCGCGCCGAGTATCAACGCGTCAACCTCGCCGCCTTCGGCCTGTCCGACAGTTTTGGTGGCGCCGAAATTCCCAATCCCGAATTCGACCTCTACACTTTGGGGGCCGGGATCAGTTACGACCTCGACCTGTTCGGTCGCAACTCTCGTGCGCTGGAACAGACCAAGGCGCAAGCCGAAGCCGAGGGCCGCGCCACGCAGGCCGCGCACCTGCTCATCGCCGGGCGGGTGGTCGAACAGGTCCTCGCCATCGCCGCACTCAACGACCGCATCGCCACGGTGCGCCAGCTTCTCTCGGAAGACGAACGAAACGTTACGCTGACCGAGGCCAGGCGCAAGGGAGGGGACGGCACTCTGGTGGAAGTGCTCAGTGCGCAGGGCCAACTCGCCGAAGACCGCGCGAACATGCCTTCGTTCGAACAGCAGCTTGTCGAAGGGCGCGCCATGCTGGCCGTGCTGCTCGGAATATCACCCGCCGAACTCGGCCCTACTCCCTTCACCCTGCAGCAGTTCACCCTGCCCGCACGCGTACCCGTCGCCCTGCCTTCGGCGCTGGTTCACAAGCGGCCTGACATTCTTGAAGCCGAAGCACGGCTTCATGCCGCCATTGCCGCAGTCGGCGTGGCGACGGCCCAACTCTATCCCGACGTGACGATCGGCGCGTCGCTGACGCAGCAGACCTCGCAACCCGGACAGATCACCAGCAGTCGCTTCAATGCCTTCGATATTTTCGCGGGCCTCTCGGCCCCGATCTTCCATGGCGGCACGCTGAAAGCGGAAAAGCGCGGCGCCGAGGCCGAAGCACGCGGCGCATCGGCGCAGTACCAGCAAGTGGTGACGGAAGCTTTCGGGCAGGTTTCCGGGCTGCTTTCGGCGCTCGGCAATGACAACCGTGAATTCGCCGAACGACAGTCCGCAGCCGATCTGGCCGATCGTTCGCTCCACCTGTCACGCCGCAGCTTCAAGGTGGGCAACAGCGGCGTGCTGCAGGTTCTCGACGCCAACCGTGCCTATCAACGTGCACAGCTTACCCTGCTCGACACGCGCAGCCGCCAATACCGGAACGTGGCGCGGCTCTACGTCGCCACGGCGGGAGGCTGGGTGACGGACAGCAGCGAGAACTGA
- the modA gene encoding molybdate ABC transporter substrate-binding protein: MRRLLAILISLFAAFTALSPSAMAQQSGPLVLAAASLQESMNAAADAWVAKGHSRPKISFAGSSALARQVEAGAPADLFISADEPWMDEVQSKGLLRPKTRVSFLTNNLVLIAPAGKPVRIKIRPGFPLAAALGSGRLAVADPNAVPAGLYARQALTRLKVWPSVQNRLAPAENVRAALALVSRGAAPLGIVYSTDAKAEPGVRVADTFPPSSHDPISYPVAVLASSRHRDAEAFRRFLISAEGKAVFRRFGFGTR, translated from the coding sequence ATGCGCCGGCTTCTCGCCATTCTGATCTCGCTTTTTGCGGCCTTCACGGCACTTTCGCCTTCGGCCATGGCGCAGCAGTCAGGTCCGCTCGTGCTTGCTGCGGCCAGTCTCCAGGAATCGATGAACGCCGCCGCGGATGCCTGGGTCGCCAAAGGCCATTCCCGACCGAAAATCTCCTTCGCGGGATCTTCCGCCCTTGCCCGCCAGGTCGAGGCCGGCGCCCCTGCCGACCTGTTCATCTCCGCGGACGAGCCCTGGATGGACGAAGTGCAGTCCAAGGGTCTTCTGCGCCCGAAGACCCGCGTATCGTTTCTCACCAACAACCTGGTGCTGATCGCCCCCGCCGGAAAGCCTGTGCGCATCAAGATCCGTCCCGGCTTTCCGCTGGCCGCCGCGCTCGGCTCCGGCCGGCTGGCCGTGGCGGACCCGAATGCGGTCCCCGCAGGACTTTACGCCCGACAGGCACTGACCCGGCTCAAGGTCTGGCCCTCGGTCCAGAACAGGCTCGCACCGGCCGAAAACGTTCGCGCCGCCCTCGCGCTGGTCAGCCGGGGCGCCGCGCCGCTCGGCATAGTCTACAGCACTGATGCGAAAGCCGAACCCGGCGTGCGGGTCGCCGATACGTTCCCCCCATCCTCGCACGATCCGATCAGCTACCCGGTCGCGGTTCTCGCCTCATCCCGACACCGCGATGCCGAGGCATTTCGCCGGTTCCTGATCTCCGCCGAAGGCAAGGCCGTGTTCCGCCGCTTCGGCTTCGGCACGCGCTGA
- the modB gene encoding molybdate ABC transporter permease subunit, with the protein MTLLTPDEWQVLILSLKVSGVAMVAALPVAFALAWILARWRFPGKVLIDALVHLPLVLPPVVTGWLLLIAFGTNGPLGRFFAEWLGLTFIFRWTGAALAAAVMALPLMVRAMRLSIEAVDRRLEDAARTLGAGHWHTFRTITLPLAMPGVLAGLVLGLARSIGEFGATITFASNIPGETQTLPLAIYSALQMPGAEWQVTRLAVLSILVSVIALVASEWLARRSGQGRAHHAL; encoded by the coding sequence GTGACGCTGCTCACTCCCGACGAATGGCAGGTCCTGATCCTGTCGCTAAAGGTGAGCGGAGTTGCCATGGTGGCCGCGCTACCTGTTGCCTTCGCCCTGGCATGGATACTGGCACGCTGGCGCTTTCCGGGCAAAGTGCTGATCGACGCACTGGTTCACCTGCCCCTGGTCTTGCCCCCTGTCGTCACTGGCTGGTTGCTGCTGATCGCGTTCGGCACCAACGGACCGCTGGGCCGCTTTTTCGCCGAATGGCTGGGCCTCACCTTCATCTTCCGCTGGACCGGCGCCGCGCTCGCAGCTGCGGTCATGGCTCTCCCCCTGATGGTTCGTGCGATGCGGCTTTCTATCGAAGCCGTGGATCGCCGCCTTGAAGACGCAGCCCGGACGCTCGGTGCAGGGCACTGGCATACGTTCCGAACGATCACCCTCCCGCTGGCAATGCCGGGCGTTCTGGCTGGCCTGGTGCTGGGCCTTGCCCGCTCTATCGGCGAATTCGGCGCAACGATCACTTTCGCCTCCAACATTCCCGGCGAGACGCAGACCCTCCCGCTCGCGATCTATAGCGCGCTGCAGATGCCCGGTGCGGAGTGGCAGGTCACGCGGCTTGCCGTGCTGTCCATCCTCGTCTCCGTTATCGCCCTCGTGGCGTCCGAGTGGCTGGCGCGGCGCAGCGGTCAGGGGCGTGCCCATCATGCCCTTTGA